In the genome of Montipora foliosa isolate CH-2021 chromosome 3, ASM3666993v2, whole genome shotgun sequence, one region contains:
- the LOC137998065 gene encoding myeloid leukemia factor 1-like isoform X1 — protein MFRSALRDFEEDPFFRDHHNGMSSMFRGFGDPFPNFGFQARHPPIEHERRADRSHRQNNRQLAPQDMFGSMFGDVFANMNSMMANMHQNFESMANNPNMYSYSSSSVMSYSSDGQGQPKYFQATKSTKRAPGGVRETQHSLRDSESGLHRMAIGHHLGERSHVIERSVNSKSGDEERKQDFINLDESDAADFDREWKERTRQSMHGIKDRQRTNVRALTGTDPALRSTVAAPRRDKIRNTMDWREKSSEQEQREHEHRVARDRDWANDEYDAGQRNHRNKAKRDKHVRLNSRPVNKHEPRKGGL, from the exons ATGTTTCGCAGCGCTTTACGTGACTTCGAAGAAGATCCTTTTTTCAG GGACCATCATAATGGAATGTCATCAATGTTCCGTGGATTTGGAGATCCATTTccaaattttggatttcaagcAAGACACCCTCCAATTGAACATGAACGACGAGCTGATAGATCTCACCGCCAAAACAATCGCCAATTAGCACCCCAGGACATGTTTGGCAGTATGTTTGGGGATGTGTTTGCAAACATGAATTCCATGATGGCAAATATGCACCAAAACTTT GAGAGTATGGCAAACAATCCGAACATGTATAGCTACTCATCATCAAGTGTGATGAGTTATTCAAGTGATGGCCAAGGACAACCAAAATATTTTCAAGCAACAAAGTCAACTAAAAGAGCTCCTGGAGGG GTGAGAGAGACGCAACATTCTTTGCGTGATTCAGAATCTGGATTGCATCGCATGGCAATTGGTCATCACTTAG GTGAACGCTCACATGTGATTGAACGATCGGTCAACAGCAAATCTGGAGATGAAGAGAGAAAACAGGATTTTATCAACCTGGATGAAA GTGATGCAGCTGATTTTGACAGGGAGTGGAAAGAAAGAACCAGGCAGAGTATGCATGGTATAAAAGACAGGCAGCGGACAAATGTCAGAGCCCTGACAGGTACAG ATCCAGCTCTAAGATCCACTGTTGCTGCCCCACGCAGAGACAAGATAAGAAACACTATGGATTGGCGGGAGAAGTCTTCCGAACAAGAACAGAGAGAACATGAACACAGAGTTGCACGCGACAGGGACTGGGCAAACGATGAATATGACGCTGGCCAAAGAAACCACCGGAACAAAGCAAAACGCGACAAACACGTTCGACTGAACAGTCGCCCTGTGAATAAACACGAGCCCCGTAAGGGCGGGCTCTAA
- the LOC137998065 gene encoding myeloid leukemia factor 1-like isoform X2 has protein sequence MFRSALRDFEEDPFFRDHHNGMSSMFRGFGDPFPNFGFQARHPPIEHERRADRSHRQNNRQLAPQDMFGSMFGDVFANMNSMMANMHQNFESMANNPNMYSYSSSSVMSYSSDGQGQPKYFQATKSTKRAPGGVRETQHSLRDSESGLHRMAIGHHLGERSHVIERSVNSKSGDEERKQDFINLDESDAADFDREWKERTRQSMHGIKDRQRTNVRALTDPALRSTVAAPRRDKIRNTMDWREKSSEQEQREHEHRVARDRDWANDEYDAGQRNHRNKAKRDKHVRLNSRPVNKHEPRKGGL, from the exons ATGTTTCGCAGCGCTTTACGTGACTTCGAAGAAGATCCTTTTTTCAG GGACCATCATAATGGAATGTCATCAATGTTCCGTGGATTTGGAGATCCATTTccaaattttggatttcaagcAAGACACCCTCCAATTGAACATGAACGACGAGCTGATAGATCTCACCGCCAAAACAATCGCCAATTAGCACCCCAGGACATGTTTGGCAGTATGTTTGGGGATGTGTTTGCAAACATGAATTCCATGATGGCAAATATGCACCAAAACTTT GAGAGTATGGCAAACAATCCGAACATGTATAGCTACTCATCATCAAGTGTGATGAGTTATTCAAGTGATGGCCAAGGACAACCAAAATATTTTCAAGCAACAAAGTCAACTAAAAGAGCTCCTGGAGGG GTGAGAGAGACGCAACATTCTTTGCGTGATTCAGAATCTGGATTGCATCGCATGGCAATTGGTCATCACTTAG GTGAACGCTCACATGTGATTGAACGATCGGTCAACAGCAAATCTGGAGATGAAGAGAGAAAACAGGATTTTATCAACCTGGATGAAA GTGATGCAGCTGATTTTGACAGGGAGTGGAAAGAAAGAACCAGGCAGAGTATGCATGGTATAAAAGACAGGCAGCGGACAAATGTCAGAGCCCTGACAG ATCCAGCTCTAAGATCCACTGTTGCTGCCCCACGCAGAGACAAGATAAGAAACACTATGGATTGGCGGGAGAAGTCTTCCGAACAAGAACAGAGAGAACATGAACACAGAGTTGCACGCGACAGGGACTGGGCAAACGATGAATATGACGCTGGCCAAAGAAACCACCGGAACAAAGCAAAACGCGACAAACACGTTCGACTGAACAGTCGCCCTGTGAATAAACACGAGCCCCGTAAGGGCGGGCTCTAA
- the LOC137995944 gene encoding adhesion G protein-coupled receptor E1-like — MAFRHKLSVFGVLVLVLIDLVLGVDRCSHPRKNTCSEHAVCVRLQHDFTCNCPKGFKSMSDASQGKDIICQDVDECDERNTCLKNTICVNTLGSYHCECADGFQSWNGKPQGLDIKCKDIDECSAPGLNACAVRTLCENLNGGYKCVCEAGFEPVDKNETEGVDMKCKDVDECIRKPCHPKATCTNIKKSYKCECNEGYKGDGKKCLKSRQLKGASRKLQNSLPIKLLDLVLFLYLRCLF; from the exons ATGGCCTTTAGACACAAATTATCAGTGTTTGGAGTTCTCGTCCTTGTACTTATCGACTTGGTGCTAGGTGTAG ATCGTTGCTCGCACCCAAGAAAAAACACTTGTTCTGAGCATGCTGTCTGTGTAAGATTACAGCACGACTTCACTTGCAATTGTCCGAAAGGGTTTAAATCAATGAGCGATGCATCACAAGGAAAAGATATTATCTGCCAAG ACGTGGATGAGTGCGATGAAAGGAACACTTGTTTAAAAAACACCATTTGTGTGAACACCTTAGGAAGTTACCATTGTGAATGTGCTGATGGCTTTCAATCTTGGAACGGCAAACCACAGGGACTGGACATAAAGTGTAAAG ATATTGATGAATGTTCGGCTCCTGGACTCAACGCATGTGCAGTGAGGACTCTGTGTGAAAACTTGAACGGCGGCTACAAGTGTGTTTGTGAAGCAGGATTTGAACCAGTGGACAAAAATGAGACTGAGGGAGTAGACATGAAATGCAAAG ATGTTGACGAATGCATAAGGAAACCATGTCATCCTAAAGCTACCTGCACGAACATAAAGAAATCCTACAAATGCGAATGCAATGAGGGATACAAAGGGGATGGAAAGAAATGTTTGA AGTCGCGTCAGTTGAAAGGTGCGTCAAGAAAACTCCAAAACTCCCTTCCTATCAAGCTTCTTGatcttgtattgtttttatacCTAAGGTGTCTGTTTTAA